In Alteribacter lacisalsi, a genomic segment contains:
- a CDS encoding CcdC family protein, which produces MLGIVFTLLAVVMGLIALFVRMKAMKKPANTKKIIIPPVAMSTGFLMFLYEPARITSLQFLEAFAVGLLFSLLLIRTSKFEIRGRDIFMVRSKAFAFILIGLLILRVTFKLIFGHAIQVEELAGMFFVLAFGMILPWRIAMLVKFNRVKRELSDRSGHPPFTVTQENPAP; this is translated from the coding sequence ATGCTTGGTATCGTCTTTACACTGCTTGCAGTTGTAATGGGGCTGATCGCTTTGTTCGTGCGGATGAAAGCGATGAAAAAGCCGGCAAATACGAAAAAAATAATTATTCCGCCTGTGGCGATGAGTACAGGTTTCCTTATGTTCCTTTATGAACCTGCCCGGATTACCTCGCTTCAGTTTCTGGAAGCCTTTGCGGTAGGCCTTTTATTTTCACTTCTGCTGATCAGAACTTCGAAGTTTGAAATCAGGGGCCGGGATATTTTTATGGTTCGCTCCAAAGCATTCGCATTTATTCTGATCGGCCTGCTTATTCTCAGGGTCACATTTAAGCTGATTTTCGGCCACGCCATTCAGGTTGAAGAGCTCGCCGGAATGTTTTTCGTTCTGGCATTTGGTATGATTCTTCCATGGCGTATCGCCATGCTCGTCAAGTTTAACCGTGTGAAACGAGAGCTTTCCGACCGAAGCGGTCATCCACCGTTTACGGTTACACAGGAAAACCCGGCACCTTAA
- a CDS encoding DUF2621 domain-containing protein, translated as MWFIFFWTIFLAGTMFIGGYFMFRKFLKRLPKEDGKSILDWQDYYIEKTVHLWSDEDKAFLNELVEPVPELFRDVAKGKIAGKIGEYALEENAERMTRDLIIKGYIAATPKRDHKFLIKKLKEKKVDISLYDSYFQQQ; from the coding sequence ATGTGGTTTATCTTTTTCTGGACAATCTTTCTTGCCGGTACCATGTTCATCGGCGGTTACTTTATGTTCCGGAAATTTCTGAAACGGCTGCCCAAGGAAGACGGCAAATCGATTCTTGACTGGCAGGATTATTATATTGAGAAAACCGTTCATCTTTGGTCTGATGAAGATAAGGCCTTCTTAAACGAACTTGTAGAACCGGTACCTGAATTATTCCGTGATGTTGCAAAAGGGAAAATTGCCGGTAAGATCGGGGAATATGCCCTTGAGGAAAATGCAGAGCGCATGACGCGCGACCTTATTATTAAAGGCTATATTGCTGCCACTCCAAAAAGAGATCATAAGTTTCTGATTAAAAAGCTGAAGGAAAAAAAAGTCGACATCAGTCTTTACGATTCCTATTTTCAGCAGCAGTAG
- a CDS encoding alpha/beta fold hydrolase, protein MEENWGEVNNMPFAQVRNGPLYYEVCGKGKPVVFTHGASWNNRLWEPQKEVLAEHYQIITWDVRGHGQSPAAGCELSGKVFTEDLIDLLNHLKLDSAVLAGLSMGGIISMQTAIDYPGRVEGLVLIGSPCTFRFNFYERMVVPVQRMLSLFLPMRTFAKAQGYYFSRYNPGNRLFIEEAVQSMTAKDWHRVWCALTAMDCRENMNRIECPVLIIQGEHDFIIRHQQKYMAETIPNARHVVVKEADHATNRDNAEEVNRLLEEFLKSRVYSE, encoded by the coding sequence TTGGAAGAGAACTGGGGAGAGGTGAATAACATGCCGTTTGCACAAGTTCGAAACGGGCCTTTGTACTACGAAGTGTGCGGTAAAGGAAAACCGGTAGTGTTTACACACGGAGCATCCTGGAACAACCGACTTTGGGAACCCCAGAAAGAAGTGCTCGCGGAGCATTATCAGATCATTACCTGGGATGTAAGAGGGCACGGGCAGTCGCCCGCTGCAGGGTGTGAATTGAGCGGAAAAGTATTCACTGAGGATCTCATTGATCTTCTTAATCATTTAAAGCTCGACAGTGCGGTGCTTGCAGGTCTGTCAATGGGAGGGATTATTTCCATGCAGACAGCTATTGATTACCCCGGACGGGTGGAGGGGCTTGTGCTGATCGGGTCTCCCTGTACGTTTCGGTTTAACTTTTACGAACGGATGGTGGTTCCGGTTCAGAGAATGCTCAGTCTCTTTCTGCCAATGAGAACGTTCGCTAAGGCACAGGGATATTACTTCTCCCGTTATAACCCCGGCAACCGCCTGTTTATCGAAGAAGCTGTTCAGTCCATGACCGCGAAGGACTGGCATAGGGTATGGTGTGCACTTACTGCCATGGACTGCAGGGAAAATATGAACCGGATTGAGTGTCCTGTTCTCATCATTCAGGGAGAACACGACTTCATCATCAGGCATCAGCAGAAATACATGGCTGAAACGATACCGAATGCCCGGCACGTAGTGGTAAAAGAAGCAGACCATGCCACGAACCGGGACAATGCAGAGGAAGTTAACCGTCTGCTTGAAGAATTTCTGAAAAGCAGGGTATATAGTGAGTGA
- a CDS encoding alpha/beta fold hydrolase, whose product MLLNFQTYESKPYHDWIVLFHGLGGNHTIFHKQIEAFKQDYNLLCVDFPGHGDSPSFDCRDYLSLTAGKVIELMDHLRIERAHFVGVSLGTIVMQEVSLKHSHRIQSMVLAGAASRWLKWGEMLGKLTLSRPVRALLPYMVPYSIFAFLLLPRKNHRKSRAIFIREAFKLGKDDYHKWGFVARDAYKTYQRLRQKPNCIPKLYVSGSEDHMFLKGIRRHVKKEELADLEIINNCGHVCNIEQPDTFNKKATAFLKQIGRIEKKQNADAM is encoded by the coding sequence ATGTTACTAAACTTTCAAACATATGAATCAAAACCGTATCACGACTGGATCGTCCTTTTTCACGGACTCGGAGGGAACCATACAATTTTTCACAAACAGATTGAAGCGTTCAAGCAGGATTACAACCTTCTTTGCGTGGATTTCCCCGGTCATGGTGATTCCCCTTCTTTTGACTGCCGCGATTATCTGAGCCTTACTGCCGGTAAAGTCATTGAACTGATGGATCACCTCCGAATTGAACGGGCTCATTTTGTCGGTGTCTCACTTGGTACGATTGTCATGCAGGAAGTGTCATTGAAGCACAGCCACCGGATTCAATCGATGGTACTTGCAGGTGCAGCCTCACGATGGCTCAAGTGGGGCGAAATGCTTGGGAAACTTACACTGTCCCGGCCTGTACGGGCACTGCTTCCCTACATGGTCCCTTATTCCATTTTCGCATTTCTGCTTCTCCCCAGGAAAAATCATCGCAAATCCCGTGCTATTTTTATCAGAGAAGCATTCAAGCTGGGAAAAGACGATTATCATAAGTGGGGATTTGTTGCCCGCGACGCATACAAAACCTACCAGCGCCTTCGTCAGAAGCCGAATTGTATTCCTAAACTTTATGTATCCGGTTCAGAGGACCATATGTTTTTAAAAGGCATCCGCCGTCACGTTAAAAAAGAAGAACTGGCAGACCTTGAAATCATTAACAATTGCGGCCATGTCTGCAATATCGAACAGCCGGATACCTTTAATAAGAAAGCAACAGCTTTTTTAAAGCAAATCGGACGTATCGAAAAAAAGCAGAATGCAGATGCGATGTAA
- a CDS encoding SDR family NAD(P)-dependent oxidoreductase yields the protein MKILVTGASGFVGKKLTEKLLKKGHAVYALVRSEQKKKELISKIPEALQKRFSIIFGNLDSPGLGLEMEKMKELKQEGIDIVYHSAAYLSFDDREREKSFNINVEGTRHLLDFSTGIGVKRFFHVSTAYTLGMKEFAEEALHDVDGRFVNSYEESKCHAEHLVFSYRDRMDVSIFRPSIIIGDSVSGEAETTFALYGMLRSFQLFKKRMERRPAELGKTFAFLCDEDSPSNFVPVDYVVSVLTEAAVHGEKEKIYHITNSYELSNGAIFTIIKNSLGLTNVKLLPKEDKDLLSPEEQRFNEPLAVFQTYLSKQVAFDDTNTRSMLDKAGESPVYVDETLLTHMIKSYCRGPVHA from the coding sequence GTGAAGATTCTGGTCACAGGAGCTTCAGGGTTTGTCGGTAAGAAACTTACTGAAAAGCTTCTGAAAAAAGGGCACGCCGTATACGCCCTTGTCAGAAGTGAACAAAAGAAAAAAGAGCTTATAAGCAAAATACCGGAAGCGCTGCAAAAACGCTTTTCGATTATTTTCGGTAATCTCGACAGCCCGGGTCTCGGATTGGAAATGGAAAAAATGAAAGAATTAAAACAGGAAGGTATTGATATTGTTTATCACAGCGCAGCCTACCTGTCCTTTGATGACCGTGAAAGGGAGAAATCGTTTAATATTAACGTCGAAGGCACCCGTCATCTGCTAGACTTCAGTACAGGTATAGGAGTGAAACGCTTCTTTCATGTGAGCACGGCTTATACGCTCGGAATGAAGGAATTCGCTGAAGAAGCACTTCACGATGTGGATGGGCGTTTTGTTAATAGTTACGAAGAAAGTAAGTGTCACGCTGAGCATCTCGTCTTTTCGTACCGGGACCGCATGGATGTAAGTATTTTCCGGCCGTCCATTATCATTGGCGATTCTGTGAGTGGAGAAGCAGAAACTACTTTTGCCCTCTACGGCATGCTCAGAAGCTTTCAGCTCTTTAAGAAAAGAATGGAACGGCGTCCGGCAGAACTTGGCAAAACTTTTGCCTTTCTCTGTGATGAAGATTCCCCGTCCAACTTCGTCCCTGTTGATTATGTAGTAAGTGTCCTTACTGAAGCAGCTGTTCACGGCGAAAAGGAAAAAATCTATCACATTACAAACAGTTATGAGCTTTCAAACGGGGCAATTTTTACGATTATTAAAAACAGCCTCGGGCTTACAAATGTAAAACTCCTTCCTAAAGAAGATAAAGATCTGCTTTCCCCTGAGGAACAGCGTTTTAATGAACCCCTCGCGGTTTTTCAAACCTACCTCAGCAAGCAGGTGGCTTTTGATGACACCAACACCCGCTCCATGCTTGATAAAGCAGGTGAATCACCTGTTTATGTGGATGAGACTCTTCTCACCCACATGATTAAAAGTTACTGCCGCGGTCCGGTTCATGCTTAA
- a CDS encoding GNAT family N-acetyltransferase, translating into MTVYLEALSELAAEELLAFEQENRTYFASVIPDRGDAFFDQDNFMNNLQSLLTETIEGKCQMYTVKTEHNAIAGRINLVNIQTDQAGLKTAELGYRIGEAHKGKGFATAAISLALSEASRHKISRVEAMTAVDNIGSQVVLLKNGFHETGIRHASLLFEGNALDGIIYEKVLPPMAK; encoded by the coding sequence ATGACTGTTTATCTGGAAGCTCTTTCAGAACTGGCTGCAGAGGAACTCCTTGCATTCGAACAGGAAAACCGTACTTATTTTGCTTCTGTCATTCCCGACCGGGGAGATGCTTTTTTTGACCAGGATAACTTTATGAACAACCTTCAGTCTCTCCTGACAGAAACAATTGAAGGAAAATGTCAGATGTATACGGTGAAGACAGAGCATAATGCGATTGCCGGCAGAATCAACCTCGTTAATATACAGACGGACCAGGCTGGTTTGAAAACAGCTGAACTCGGTTACAGAATTGGTGAAGCTCATAAAGGAAAAGGGTTTGCCACAGCAGCAATTAGCCTCGCCCTTTCAGAAGCTTCCCGCCATAAAATCAGCCGGGTCGAAGCCATGACAGCTGTGGATAATATCGGATCACAGGTGGTGCTTTTGAAAAACGGATTCCATGAAACAGGGATCAGACACGCCTCCCTCTTGTTTGAAGGAAACGCCCTCGACGGGATCATCTACGAGAAGGTTCTTCCGCCTATGGCAAAATAG
- a CDS encoding outer membrane protein assembly factor BamB family protein yields the protein MKIKALIAAGLLVTTVGCGWSGADGNILFAEDQPSLPESGDSDVRYADMEKPVVLNDPDLKGHSFRYGPVTIEKFSQLNLSFDLYADGAAEEEVFTEEAWFPEYYTDLKGVITFRGGPYRDRPAYGTLQSGNPQIEDRWSFTTGANPDWGGGAGWTGQPVIVQWEREMKEVMNLEERFKEDDQFTEVILGSLDGRVYFLDLNTGEQTRPPIENTNPIKGSVSLDSRGYPLLYVGDGVPTGADRDFGFNIYSLIDGERLHHINGRDPLAFRDWGAFDSSALINRETDTMTVAGENGMFYQVKLNTDFDRESGSISVSPEEIKLRYAVDGNEYKGIESSVAIHKNLAYFSDNGGSIVAVDLQTMQPFWALPPLDDTDSTIVMEVIDDVPYLYTATEVDNIGTDGDCYIRKINGLSGEVIWQESYPAYYYPNVVGGVLATPVLGKENMEGLVVFTVARYGSRYSGIMVALDKESGDEVWRHDMPHYAWSSPVDVYDEAGNGYLVQADFGGDVRILNGETGETIDRKNFGFNIEASPAVFNSKVVFASRGGRIHGIELK from the coding sequence ATGAAGATAAAAGCATTAATCGCTGCCGGGCTGCTTGTAACCACAGTCGGATGCGGCTGGAGTGGTGCAGACGGAAACATACTTTTCGCTGAAGATCAACCTTCACTGCCCGAGTCAGGGGACAGTGATGTACGGTATGCTGATATGGAAAAACCGGTTGTTCTGAACGACCCCGATTTAAAAGGTCACAGTTTTCGTTACGGTCCCGTTACCATTGAAAAATTCAGCCAATTAAACCTCTCTTTTGATCTGTATGCAGATGGTGCGGCAGAAGAAGAGGTATTTACTGAAGAAGCATGGTTTCCGGAATATTATACCGACCTTAAAGGCGTGATCACGTTCAGAGGAGGTCCCTACAGAGACCGCCCTGCTTACGGAACACTTCAAAGCGGTAATCCTCAGATTGAAGACCGCTGGTCCTTTACAACAGGGGCAAATCCTGACTGGGGGGGAGGAGCCGGATGGACAGGTCAGCCTGTTATTGTCCAGTGGGAAAGAGAAATGAAAGAAGTGATGAACCTGGAGGAACGGTTCAAGGAAGATGATCAATTCACTGAGGTGATTCTCGGGTCTCTTGATGGAAGGGTATATTTTCTGGACCTGAATACAGGTGAGCAGACACGCCCTCCAATTGAAAATACAAATCCGATAAAAGGAAGTGTCTCCTTGGACAGCCGCGGCTACCCGCTGCTTTATGTCGGTGATGGCGTGCCGACCGGAGCAGACCGTGATTTCGGCTTCAATATATACAGCCTGATCGACGGAGAGCGGCTCCATCACATTAATGGCAGGGATCCTCTCGCTTTCCGTGATTGGGGAGCGTTTGACAGTTCAGCACTGATCAACCGTGAAACGGACACAATGACCGTAGCCGGTGAGAACGGCATGTTTTATCAGGTAAAACTCAATACGGATTTTGACAGAGAATCAGGAAGTATCAGTGTGTCTCCAGAAGAAATTAAACTTCGCTACGCAGTGGACGGAAATGAATATAAAGGCATTGAAAGTTCTGTTGCAATACATAAGAACCTGGCCTACTTTTCCGATAACGGGGGCTCGATTGTTGCGGTGGATCTGCAGACGATGCAGCCATTCTGGGCCCTTCCGCCGCTCGATGACACAGACTCAACCATCGTAATGGAAGTCATCGATGATGTGCCGTATCTTTATACAGCAACAGAAGTGGACAACATTGGAACGGACGGGGACTGTTACATCCGGAAAATCAACGGCCTTTCCGGAGAAGTGATCTGGCAGGAATCCTACCCGGCCTATTATTACCCGAATGTTGTGGGAGGCGTCCTGGCCACTCCGGTTCTTGGCAAGGAAAATATGGAAGGGCTTGTCGTCTTTACGGTAGCCCGCTACGGTTCCCGGTACAGCGGGATTATGGTTGCCCTCGATAAGGAGAGCGGAGATGAAGTGTGGCGTCATGATATGCCCCATTACGCCTGGAGCTCACCTGTGGATGTTTATGATGAAGCCGGGAACGGTTATTTGGTTCAAGCGGATTTTGGCGGGGATGTCCGCATTCTGAATGGTGAGACTGGAGAGACAATCGACAGAAAGAATTTTGGTTTTAACATAGAAGCAAGCCCGGCAGTGTTTAACAGCAAAGTGGTATTTGCCAGCCGTGGGGGCAGGATTCACGGTATTGAGCTGAAGTAA
- a CDS encoding small acid-soluble spore protein P, protein MERNTYKSQRRNQPKNNRSNQPQAMSGSHKTKKANHVGATDGES, encoded by the coding sequence ATGGAAAGAAACACATATAAAAGCCAGCGGCGAAATCAGCCTAAAAATAACCGTTCAAATCAGCCTCAGGCCATGTCCGGCTCTCACAAAACAAAAAAAGCAAACCACGTCGGAGCAACAGACGGAGAAAGCTGA
- the sspO gene encoding small acid-soluble spore protein O, whose product MTKDKANHVRPGMNAAKAQGKGAGFNERWDDAPLSAEEKQFNKKTKKRQ is encoded by the coding sequence TTGACAAAAGATAAAGCAAACCATGTGCGTCCCGGTATGAACGCAGCCAAGGCACAGGGAAAAGGCGCCGGATTCAATGAGCGGTGGGATGACGCCCCGCTTTCCGCAGAAGAAAAGCAGTTCAACAAGAAAACGAAAAAGCGCCAGTAA
- the acnA gene encoding aconitate hydratase AcnA, producing the protein MSKDNTLYNSKKSFEVNGKTYYYYEVKAIEDAGVAKVSDLPYSVRVLLESVLRQHDGRVIKEEHVENLAKWGTSDQKTVDVPFKPARVILQDFTGVPAVVDLASLRKAMADMGGDPQEINPAIPVDLVVDHSVQVDNFGGADSLLRNMELEFERNEERYKFLSWAQSSLDNYRAVPPATGIVHQVNLEYLANVVQESKNEDGEDVAYPDTLVGTDSHTTMINGLGVLGWGVGGIEAEAGMLQQPSYFPVPEVVGVKFTGALPEGATATDLALKVTQVLREKKVVGKFVEFFGPGLASMPLADRATISNMAPEYGATCGFFPVDEEALNYLRFTGRSEEQVKLVEAYCKANDMFYEAGKDDPRFSTVVEISLDTIEPNLSGPKRPQDLIPLSQMKQEWKKSLSAPVGNQGFGLSPEEIDKSVTIDHPNGKQSELKTGAVTIAAITSCTNTSNPHVMIGAGLVAKKAVEAGLEVPEYVKTSLAPGSKVVTGYLEDAGLMPYMDKLGFNLVGYGCTTCIGNSGPLPEEIEKAIAENDLTVSSVLSGNRNFEGRIHPLVKANYLASPPLVVAYALAGTVDIDLHTEPLGQTEDGKDVYFKDIWPTHKEIKGLMEEAVAPELFKREYEKVFDDNERWNKLQTSEGDLYKWDKESTYIQNPPFFEDMSEEPEDVKPLNSLRAVAKLGDSVTTDHISPAGSIAKDSPAGKYLIEKGLTPAQFNSYGSRRGNHEVMMRGTFANIRIKNQLAPGTEGGYTTYWPENEVMSIYDACMKYKEQDAGLVVLAGNDYGMGSSRDWAAKGTNLLGIKTVIAQSFERIHRSNLALMGVLPLQFKDGEGADSLGLTGEEQFDVDLTNDVEPRSYVKVTAKHPETGKETKFEALVRFDSEIEIDYYRHGGILPMVLRRSLQKTKQTK; encoded by the coding sequence ATGTCGAAAGATAACACTTTATACAATTCAAAGAAATCATTTGAAGTTAACGGAAAAACGTATTATTACTATGAAGTAAAAGCAATCGAAGATGCCGGTGTGGCAAAGGTTTCCGACCTGCCTTACTCTGTCAGAGTCCTTTTGGAAAGCGTTTTACGCCAGCATGACGGAAGAGTCATTAAGGAAGAGCACGTGGAAAACCTTGCAAAATGGGGTACAAGCGATCAGAAAACGGTTGATGTGCCGTTCAAGCCTGCACGTGTCATTCTCCAGGACTTCACAGGCGTTCCAGCAGTCGTCGATCTTGCCTCCCTTCGTAAAGCTATGGCAGATATGGGCGGAGATCCTCAGGAAATCAACCCTGCAATTCCGGTCGATCTCGTGGTAGATCACTCTGTACAGGTTGATAATTTCGGCGGAGCAGACTCCCTGCTTCGTAACATGGAGCTTGAATTTGAAAGAAACGAAGAACGCTATAAATTCCTGAGCTGGGCTCAGAGTTCCCTTGATAACTATCGTGCTGTTCCTCCTGCAACCGGAATTGTACACCAGGTAAACCTGGAGTACCTTGCCAATGTTGTTCAGGAAAGCAAGAATGAGGACGGGGAAGATGTGGCGTATCCTGACACTCTTGTCGGAACTGATTCACACACGACCATGATTAACGGACTCGGTGTTCTTGGATGGGGTGTCGGCGGTATTGAAGCAGAAGCGGGTATGCTGCAGCAACCATCCTATTTCCCGGTGCCGGAAGTTGTGGGAGTGAAATTCACAGGGGCCCTTCCTGAAGGTGCTACGGCAACAGACCTTGCACTGAAAGTGACGCAGGTGCTCCGTGAGAAAAAGGTTGTCGGCAAATTTGTCGAGTTTTTCGGACCTGGTCTTGCATCTATGCCGCTTGCAGACCGTGCAACGATTTCGAACATGGCTCCTGAATACGGGGCGACATGCGGTTTCTTCCCTGTTGACGAAGAAGCACTTAACTATCTGCGTTTTACCGGTCGTTCAGAAGAACAAGTCAAGCTTGTTGAAGCATACTGCAAAGCGAATGACATGTTTTATGAAGCAGGTAAGGACGATCCACGCTTCTCAACTGTAGTGGAAATCAGTCTCGATACCATCGAGCCGAACCTGTCCGGTCCTAAACGTCCACAGGACCTTATTCCACTATCCCAAATGAAGCAGGAATGGAAAAAATCACTCAGCGCACCTGTCGGCAACCAGGGATTTGGTCTCAGCCCCGAGGAAATCGACAAGTCCGTTACAATTGATCACCCGAACGGCAAACAGAGCGAACTGAAAACCGGTGCCGTAACAATTGCCGCGATTACGAGCTGTACGAACACGTCCAACCCGCACGTCATGATCGGGGCAGGACTCGTAGCCAAGAAAGCCGTAGAGGCAGGACTTGAAGTTCCTGAATACGTGAAAACCAGCCTTGCACCGGGATCCAAAGTGGTGACCGGCTACCTTGAGGATGCAGGCCTGATGCCTTATATGGATAAACTGGGCTTTAATCTTGTAGGGTATGGCTGTACAACCTGTATCGGAAACAGCGGTCCGCTTCCGGAGGAAATTGAAAAAGCCATTGCAGAAAATGACCTTACTGTTTCTTCTGTATTGAGTGGAAACCGTAACTTTGAGGGAAGGATTCATCCGCTTGTAAAGGCCAACTACCTGGCGTCACCGCCGCTTGTCGTGGCATACGCCCTTGCAGGAACAGTCGATATCGACCTTCATACTGAACCGCTTGGTCAGACAGAAGACGGCAAGGATGTATACTTTAAGGATATTTGGCCGACCCATAAAGAAATCAAAGGCCTGATGGAAGAGGCTGTAGCACCGGAACTCTTTAAGCGCGAATACGAGAAAGTATTCGATGACAACGAGCGCTGGAACAAGCTTCAGACAAGTGAAGGGGATCTGTATAAGTGGGATAAGGAATCCACATACATTCAGAACCCGCCATTCTTTGAAGATATGAGCGAAGAGCCTGAAGATGTGAAGCCGCTTAACAGTCTGCGGGCTGTAGCAAAACTCGGTGACTCTGTCACAACGGACCACATTTCCCCGGCAGGCTCCATTGCGAAAGACAGCCCTGCCGGTAAATATCTGATTGAGAAAGGACTTACACCTGCTCAGTTCAACTCTTACGGTTCACGCCGCGGTAACCACGAAGTGATGATGCGCGGTACTTTTGCCAACATCCGGATCAAGAACCAGCTTGCTCCTGGAACAGAGGGCGGATATACAACGTACTGGCCTGAAAACGAAGTGATGTCCATTTACGATGCGTGCATGAAGTACAAAGAGCAGGACGCAGGTCTTGTAGTTCTTGCAGGAAACGACTATGGTATGGGAAGCTCCCGTGACTGGGCTGCCAAAGGAACCAACCTTCTTGGCATTAAAACGGTCATTGCACAGAGCTTTGAGCGGATCCACCGCAGCAACCTGGCTCTTATGGGTGTTCTACCGCTTCAGTTTAAAGACGGCGAAGGAGCAGACAGCCTCGGCCTTACAGGGGAAGAGCAGTTCGATGTCGATCTTACCAATGATGTAGAGCCCCGCAGTTACGTGAAAGTTACTGCGAAGCATCCTGAAACAGGAAAAGAAACCAAGTTCGAAGCACTCGTCCGTTTCGACAGCGAAATTGAGATCGATTACTACCGTCACGGAGGCATTCTTCCGATGGTACTGCGCCGATCCCTTCAAAAAACAAAGCAGACAAAATAA
- a CDS encoding DUF421 domain-containing protein, translating into MFEFWQGAEDLPIYGFLIRAAIVYAYIFLLVKILGQRSIGTINPLDFIFGIIIGDVVGEPLAAGDVPLPGPLAAAALIAGLHLFLSWISLKLPRLRRVIEDEPIVLIKNGTILHKELSKNKITIESLMMDLRLQSAIDLNEVDYAVLESNGQISVIKKSGKDPATAEDVGRQIPSKGYPTVLIEDGHVIDANLKRVRSKKWLHEQLEKHSLKEPKDCFLMTLDEAGTVFVSKKLTKEQQNHILGNST; encoded by the coding sequence ATGTTTGAATTCTGGCAAGGAGCAGAGGATCTTCCCATTTACGGATTTCTGATCCGAGCGGCCATCGTATACGCATATATATTTCTCCTTGTAAAAATTCTCGGCCAGCGGTCGATCGGGACAATCAACCCGCTCGATTTTATTTTCGGTATTATTATCGGCGACGTTGTCGGAGAACCTCTTGCGGCAGGTGATGTCCCTCTCCCGGGGCCATTGGCTGCTGCAGCACTGATCGCCGGTTTACATCTGTTTTTATCATGGATTTCTCTTAAGCTTCCACGTTTGAGAAGAGTGATTGAAGACGAACCGATCGTCCTGATAAAAAACGGCACCATTCTTCATAAAGAGTTATCGAAAAATAAAATAACAATTGAATCACTTATGATGGATCTGAGGCTCCAGAGTGCCATCGATTTGAATGAAGTGGATTACGCGGTACTGGAATCAAACGGGCAGATCAGCGTCATAAAGAAATCAGGAAAAGACCCTGCAACAGCGGAGGATGTCGGCAGGCAGATCCCGTCAAAAGGCTATCCGACTGTGTTAATTGAGGATGGTCATGTGATTGATGCGAACCTGAAACGGGTAAGGTCTAAGAAATGGCTTCATGAGCAGCTGGAAAAGCATAGCCTAAAAGAACCGAAAGATTGTTTTCTGATGACGCTCGACGAAGCAGGCACTGTTTTTGTAAGCAAAAAGCTGACGAAAGAACAGCAGAACCATATCCTCGGCAATTCCACATAA
- a CDS encoding FbpB family small basic protein, which produces MRKTKKRRFEDLISENKRQLMSDPKEMERIELKLDKRHQDRLGDAL; this is translated from the coding sequence ATGAGAAAAACGAAAAAAAGACGATTTGAAGATCTGATCAGTGAAAACAAGCGTCAGCTTATGAGTGATCCAAAGGAAATGGAACGGATCGAACTTAAACTCGATAAGCGTCATCAGGACCGTCTTGGAGACGCCCTTTAA
- a CDS encoding acid-soluble spore protein N, with the protein MSHKSDQYRPNHLDTQPRKSDSNKGKQMNTKSNEQPDYAPPKG; encoded by the coding sequence GTGAGTCATAAATCCGATCAGTACCGTCCAAACCATCTGGACACACAGCCGAGAAAAAGTGATTCCAATAAAGGCAAGCAGATGAACACGAAGAGTAATGAACAGCCTGACTACGCTCCTCCAAAAGGCTGA
- a CDS encoding VanZ family protein has protein sequence MTARDHQTSLKDSAGSKPKNRRFFVTALFLLYLGAVFYVTFLAWNYGSSYSPPGEDGRNLNVVPFLSIYNIYTYSADPMVPVRILIGNIIMFVPFGFLLPLVYRRWRRSYLGVLPVAFMALLASIAIEVNQYYFTYRVANVDDVILNTTGGLLGALAYDCVRRVSGFYIKRK, from the coding sequence ATGACAGCCAGAGACCATCAGACATCATTAAAAGACTCAGCCGGGTCAAAACCCAAAAACCGGCGTTTTTTTGTAACCGCCCTTTTTCTTTTATACCTGGGAGCGGTATTTTACGTAACATTTCTTGCCTGGAATTACGGGTCTTCCTATTCCCCACCCGGGGAGGACGGAAGAAACCTGAACGTCGTGCCGTTTTTAAGTATTTATAATATCTACACTTACAGTGCTGACCCAATGGTGCCTGTCAGAATCCTGATCGGTAATATCATTATGTTTGTTCCGTTTGGTTTTCTTCTTCCGTTAGTGTACAGAAGATGGCGGAGAAGCTACCTCGGTGTGCTGCCGGTCGCTTTTATGGCGCTTTTGGCAAGTATCGCTATAGAGGTAAATCAATATTATTTTACCTACAGAGTGGCAAACGTTGACGACGTGATTCTCAATACGACTGGCGGTCTTCTCGGAGCGCTGGCGTACGACTGTGTTCGAAGAGTCAGCGGATTTTATATTAAACGGAAATAA